Proteins encoded in a region of the Amblyraja radiata isolate CabotCenter1 unplaced genomic scaffold, sAmbRad1.1.pri scaffold_1096_ctg1, whole genome shotgun sequence genome:
- the LOC116969741 gene encoding interferon-inducible GTPase 5-like, with protein sequence MGNASSSQQGAQSETPTYFTQEELNKLKSEFATGGVEKIKPLLEKKVNELDNTELNIAVTGETGAGKSTFINAMRGLCSEDEGAAAVGTTETTMEPTGYTHPYLPNVRYWDLPGTGSTRFTAGSYLKKMQFKTYDFFIIVAAGRFTENDAKLAKEIKRLGKEFYFVRSKIDADLNSMRQQRDEFDEDAEMGKIRSDCVSQLGKAGIPDPNVFLISSLMKNMYDFYWLMKALADGLPNIKKSVFVLALPNDSVEVIGKKVEVLKKRIWMLAIMSGVVGSIPVPGLSAACDMGIVIGAIIYFRKCLCLDDAALGRLALRTGKSVEDLKGEVKSSLLGELTAPVILRLCLGAVAIGVSVVEVFFYFIPGIGSLFGAGSSFGMTYWILNDALKLLMETAVKVLAVAKRAQ encoded by the exons ATGGGAAATGCCAGCTCCAG CCAACAGGGGGCTCAGTCTGAGACCCCCACATACTTCACACAGGAAGAGCTCAACAAACTGAAGTCCGAATTTGCAACGGGAGGTGTTGAAAAGATTAAACCTCTGCTGGAGAAGAAGGTGAATGAACTGGACAACACCGAGCTGAACATCGCCGTGACGGGAGAGACGGGTGCAGGAAAATCCACCTTCATCAACGCCATGAGAGGGCTTTGTAGCGAAGATGAGGGAGCGGCTGCGGTTGGGACCACGGAAACTACAATGGAGCCAACCGGATACACACATCCCTATCTGCCCAATGTCCGCTACTGggacctgccggggaccggatctACACGATTCACCGCGGGTTCTTACCTGAAGAAAATGCAATTTAAAACATACGATTTCTTCATCATAGTGGCAGCTGGTCGATTCACAGAGAATGATGCAAAACTTGCCAAGGAGATTAAGCGGCTGGGGAAGGAGTTCTATTTTGTCCGCTCTAAGATAGACGCTGACCTTAATTCAATGCGGCAGCAACGGGATGAATTTGATGAAGATGCAGAAATGGGAAAGATCCGAAGTGACTGCGTCAGTCAGTTGGGAAAGGCCGGGATCCCTGATCCCAATGTGTTCCTGATATCCAGTTTAATGAAAAATATGTATGACTTCTATTGGTTAATGAAAGCACTTGCAGATGGTTTACCAAATATAAAGAAATCTGTCTTTGTCCTGGCCCTTCCCAACGATAGTGTggaggttattgggaagaaagttgaGGTGTTGAAGAAACGTATCTGGATGTTGGCGATCATGTCGGGAGTAGTGGGATCGATCCCGGTCCCGGGTCTCTCTGCCGCCTGTGACATGGGGATAGTGATTGGAGCGATAATCTATTTCCGTAAATGCCTGTGTCTGGATGATGCTGCTCTCGGCAGATTGGCCCTGAGAACAGGCAAGTCCGTAGAAGATCTGAAAGGCGAGGTAAAATCTTCCCTGCTGGGAGAATTAACTGCACCAGTGATATTAAGGCTGTGTTTAGGTGCAGTCGCCATTGGTGTTTCAGTCGTGGAAGTCTTTTTTTACTTTATCCCAGGCATTGGTTCCCTGTTTGGAGCCGGGTCATCATTTGGGATGACCTACTGGATACTGAATGACGCGCTGAAGCTTCTGATGGAGACCGCAGTGAAGGTGCTCGCTGTTGCCAAACGCGCCCAATAA